Genomic window (Indicator indicator isolate 239-I01 chromosome 13, UM_Iind_1.1, whole genome shotgun sequence):
AACATGATGCTGAATATGTTGCGGCTGGTCTTCCTCTTGGCCGCCTCCGAGGTCCTGCGGAACTTTCTGTACGAGCTGTAGATCTTCCTCGAGATGGAGGTGTAGAAAACGATCAGCAGGAGGAAGACAACCCAGAAGATCCCTGTGCAGATGTAGCTGGAGGCCTTGTGCCACTGCCTGCCGAGCTCGCTTTTGAGACCTATGCATTTCCTGGAGTAGTTCTCCTCCGTGGCTTCGCTGGTTAGAATCATGTTTGGGACAGAgatcaccagcagcagcagccagatgaGGACAGAGACCACCTTGCTGTAGCTGACTGTGTGGACGAGGGAGGTGAGTAAAGGCTTCACGATTTTGTAGTAGCGGTCGAAGCCGATGAGGCCAAAGAAGGTGATGCCGATGTACATGTTGGTGTAGAACACGACAGCGGAGTACCTGCAGACGAAGGCGTTGAGCTGGGGAGGCGCCAGCTCCGAGTCAGCCAGGATCTTGAAAGGGAAGGTCAAGCTCATGAGGAGGTCAGCCACAACGATGTTCTTCAGGTAGACAATGAAGCTCTTCTGGCTGGAAACGGAGAGGAAGATCCATGCGGCCACCGCGTTCAGCAGCAGCCCGACGAGGAAGATGAGGCAGTAGACCAGGGGGATGACTGTGGTGGTGATCactgtgctgtggctgcagttgtTGTACATGGAGTCGCTGCTGGAGTTGAGCATTTTACAGTGTCTTTGTGCCTGCAAGCAGAGAGATGATCTCAGTCAGGGAGAGTGGTGCTGTGCTTGCCAGGAAGCAGTGCAAGATCTCTGCTCTTGCTCCGTGCTGAGCCTGGCAACCTTCTCAGTCATCTGGGGGATGAAGCTGGGGACATCACTTTTTGGAtgctgttacagaatcacagaatccaccaggttggaagagacctgctagatcatcaagtccaacccatcacccaaccctaactaatcaaccagaccatggcaccaagtgcctcatccaggcttctcttaaacatctccaggaatgctgacctcatcccctccctgggcagctcattccaattgtttctgtgaagaacttctttataagatcaagcctaaactttcccctggtgaagcttgagactgtgtcctcttgttctggtgctggttgcctgggagaagagaccaacccccacctggctgcaacctcccttcaggtacttgtagacagcaatgaggtctcccctgagcctcctcttctccaggctaaacaacccccactccctcagcctctcctcacagggctgtgctccagacccttcaccggctttgttgcctttctctggacacattcaagcatctcaacatttttcttgaattgaagggcccagaactggacacagtacttcaggtgtggcctaaccagtgatgagtacagggcaggatgacttctctaatcctgctggtcacactgttcctgatccaggcaaGGATGTTCAAGGGCATCCTGCTGTTTTCAACAGAGAATCCATCTATTTCTCTATCTGACTTCAATCCCTCAAGCCCTGTGCTGCCCCTTTCCTCTCTGAACTAGAAGTGGGATAGAGCCACGGTGATTTTGCACATTAACCCTTAGGGACCAGTGTGTATATTTAGCTCTGGATTGCCAGGAAGCAAGAATGTTCCTTGGCCAAAGGCTCTGGTTTGTATATAGgcacagaaaacatcctgtCAGGCAGGCCTGGAAGTGCCTTGCAAGCCTTGTGAGCAGCCACCACAGCTTGCTTTAAACTtagccttcagcagcaggacGTGCTGGAGCCTGTCTGCGTGGTAGCG
Coding sequences:
- the LOC128970928 gene encoding P2Y purinoceptor 14-like, which encodes MLNSSSDSMYNNCSHSTVITTTVIPLVYCLIFLVGLLLNAVAAWIFLSVSSQKSFIVYLKNIVVADLLMSLTFPFKILADSELAPPQLNAFVCRYSAVVFYTNMYIGITFFGLIGFDRYYKIVKPLLTSLVHTVSYSKVVSVLIWLLLLVISVPNMILTSEATEENYSRKCIGLKSELGRQWHKASSYICTGIFWVVFLLLIVFYTSISRKIYSSYRKFRRTSEAAKRKTSRNIFSIMFVFVVCFVPYHLCRIPYTLSQTSSRFTCQARTTLFYAKEFTLVLCAANICLDPIIYFFLCLPFREKLYQKLHLKLKTPSEVEISKSRRSNTLGESMNVV